The genomic segment AAGAACATCCGGCTGCCGCACACGCTGACGCCCATGTTGAGGCCGCGCTCGCTGGTGATGATGGGGCGCTCCTCGACGCCGGTCCGGGTGATGAACATCCCGTTCTCGGTGAGGATGGAGTACCAGACGCCGCCGCGGCCGAACGCGGGGAGCATGGAGATGCCGCGGCCGCTCGAGACGCGGCTGACGCGCTCGCCGTCGAAGCTCGCGACCATCACGTCCTTGCGGCCCGGGCCGCGTCGGCGGGCGAAGGTGATGCGCGTCCCGAATGCGCCCGCGCGCCCGGTCAGGACCTGGAGCACCTCGTTGGCGAACTGGTGCATGAACTGCGGCAGCTCCGCGCGGCTGCCGCTGTAGTTGCGGGAGAGGGTGGGTGACGCCCCGCGGGCGACCTCGAAGAGGCGCATCTGGACGCGGATCTGGCTGCCGTTGCGCTCGATCTCGCCCTTGATCACGCCCTGCGCGCCGACCGAGCTCCAGGCGCTGGGCACGATGCTCAGGCCCTCGGCGTTCAGGTCGGCCACGAAGGAGCGCGCGTCGAGCACGTCGAAGAGGGAGACGAGGCGGAAGTCGTTGCGCAGCACCTCGGCGCCCTGCGGGCCCATGGTGGCCTCACCCTGCAGGTTGGGCACGGCGATGCGGTAGAGCGAGCGCTCGGGGGAGTCGACGTCGATGACGGCGATCCGCTCCGGGAGCGCCTCGTCCTGCGGCGTCTGTGGCGCGCCCTCCTGACCGGTGGCCGGGACGGCGAGCGCGGCGACGGTGGCGCCGAAGGCGACGAGGAGGGCGAAGGAGCTGAGGGGTCTGAGCTTCATGGACGTCTCTCGTTCGACGCGCGAGCGCGCCGTTCATTCGTTCGCGCGAGCATGCGCGGCCGGAGCATACGACGCCATGGGTCAACGCAAAGCAGGCGGATCCCCACGCACGACCCCACGCAAGAAGGGCCGGGCCCGTTAGGACCCGACCCCTCGTCGATCTTGGAGATGGGCTCAGCGTCGCGGCTCGAAGCGGAGCGACTGACCACCGACCGAGGCCTCGGCCATCAGGCCGTCCTCGTCGTCGATGAAGACCGCGGTGCCGCCCTCGAAGGTCGCCGAGGCGGCCGAGCCGGACCGGATGGCTGTCGCGCTCACGTCTGCGCTCAGGTCGAAGTTGTCGAGCTTGAAGCGCTCGAACGCGTCGCTGGAGCGGAAGACGATCAGCTGGGTGTAGCTCTGGCCACCCACCTGGGCGCCGAAGGAGCCCCCGTCGAGCTCGGCGTAGCCGATGGGGCGATCGCCTTCGTAGACCACGCCCACGCCGGACGTCGCGCCGGCGATGAAGGCGCCCTCACGCACGCGCGGGAAGACGACGTAGCCCTCCGACTGCGCCAGCACGGTCTGCAGGGTGGGATCCTCCTGGGTCAGCGAGGCGAGGGCCTCGTCCGCCTGTTGCTCCAGGCTCTTGGCGTCCTCCTGGCTGCGTGGCGCGTGCGCACACCCCACGGCGAGGGCGAAGGCGGCCAGGGCGATCCAGATGTTCTTGGTGATTCGAGTCATGTCGTGTTCGTTCCTCCTCACCTCCCCCTGCAGCAGGTTCGATGCCGACCCCGAGCCGCCGCCCGACGCCCCTCGATCCCGGCGCAGAACGCAACGACCGTGCGGCTGCCGCACGCCCCGCCAGGGTGGCGGCCGCCACCCCAAGTCCCGCCACCCCCGCCGATTCGGCCTCGTAACTATGCGAAATCACTTGCGGCGGTTCCGGCACACACGCTGCGGAGCCGTCCGATATGGCCAGACATGGTTCCCCGCACGACGCGCTCTTCCGACGCGTCTTCGAAGACCCGGCGGCCGCGGCGGCGCTCCTCCGGGTCGTGCTGCCGGCGCCCATGACCCGGCAGTTCGACTGGTCGTCGCTGACCGTGCTGCCGGCGCGCAGCGTCGACGGCAAGCTCGCGGTGCGGGAGGGAGACCTTCTGTTCCGCGTGCTCGTGGACGACGGCGAGGTGCTCCTCTACATCGTGCTCGAGCACCAGCACGGCCAGTGCCTGCCGATGCCGCGCCGACTCCTCCGCTACACCGTCAGGACGTGGGATCGTTTCGTGGACGGCGAGAGCGAGCGCTTGCCCTGGGTGATCCCGATCGTGATCTACCAGGGCAAATCTCCTTGGGGCGCGCCGCTCGACCTCCGCGCCATGCTGCAGCTGCCGGGGGAGACCCGCGGTCTCCCGGTTCCGAGCTTCCCGTACCTCGTGGACGAGCTCCGGCTCTGGACCCCCGACGAGCTCCTGCGTCGCGCCATGCCGGCCTACGCGACCCTGGCGCTCTGGGCCCTCCGCACCGCGACCGATCGCTCGTTCGCACGCAACATCCGCTTGCTCGGACATCTCGCCGACGAGCTGGTCGCCACCGCTTCGGGGCGAGAAGCCTTCGAGTCCATCCTCAGCTATCTTTCCAAGACGACCCGAGACGAT from the Sandaracinaceae bacterium genome contains:
- a CDS encoding lipid-binding SYLF domain-containing protein translates to MTRITKNIWIALAAFALAVGCAHAPRSQEDAKSLEQQADEALASLTQEDPTLQTVLAQSEGYVVFPRVREGAFIAGATSGVGVVYEGDRPIGYAELDGGSFGAQVGGQSYTQLIVFRSSDAFERFKLDNFDLSADVSATAIRSGSAASATFEGGTAVFIDDEDGLMAEASVGGQSLRFEPRR
- a CDS encoding Rpn family recombination-promoting nuclease/putative transposase, whose protein sequence is MARHGSPHDALFRRVFEDPAAAAALLRVVLPAPMTRQFDWSSLTVLPARSVDGKLAVREGDLLFRVLVDDGEVLLYIVLEHQHGQCLPMPRRLLRYTVRTWDRFVDGESERLPWVIPIVIYQGKSPWGAPLDLRAMLQLPGETRGLPVPSFPYLVDELRLWTPDELLRRAMPAYATLALWALRTATDRSFARNIRLLGHLADELVATASGREAFESILSYLSKTTRDDLVVLTTVVNELPRPSREVAMSAYDRLIEIGREQGLEQGLEQGLEQGIDRGIDRGMAGLVGRQIELKLGELPEWARERLAAADRAELERLGERVLVATSFEALFDEGA